A single Cryptococcus neoformans var. grubii H99 chromosome 7, complete sequence DNA region contains:
- a CDS encoding MFS transporter: protein MSQKTSSSLTIHSLEGSTAANTPMERGDPLKAGSKMTPDLQKERSSPSSRPSSPSTPQSIVSDHLVPLYRPATDRHTRANSNSLSRRTSGQTAELQNELRRHVSLHGVATNCGSEKVMEARERLNMGGEKGHEEVVVIDWLPDDPDNPVNYSSQRKYIILTAANIAGFIAASNLASCAVLGTWGVPYYEISREVWVLSITLPMIALAVAPLILAPLSESLGRNMVYQVTSVITAVLFVPQIWNNKNVGGFLVSRFFQGIGMSVSNSMVGGTVADLFSPADRGFPMSLFSLSIFCGQGLGVCFIGWSGQGLSLQWAYGVQAIIATASIVFNIFFMRETRADVLLSWRAKAMTKETGVKHIAAADLEKTDMLTLIKVSLIRPLQYLVTEPIVSALSAWIGFAWACIFLSQSSILLVFESYGFNAAQAGSFQASMAIGAVLGLISQNHQEYLYRRACSKHNGKAPPEVRLYWAAYGGLLFPFALYVYAWTGQAGVVHWAVPGVALVFMNWGVFAMYSGVFTYLADAYEIYSSSAQAAQSFCRNIASGIFPLFAHQLYVNLGYPQASTLVASIAMFLSAAPILLVFYGKKLRARSKVTSQLLKDE from the exons ATGTCTCAGAAGACATCGTCTAGCCTTACTATCCACAGCTTAGAAGGCTCAACTGCCGCCAATACACCGATGGAACGAGGCGATCCTCTTAAGGCGGGGTCGAAAATGACTCCGGATCTTCAAAAAGAGCGATCgtcgccatcttctcgacCCTCGAGCCCCTCCACGCCACAATCTATCGTCTCAGATCATCTAGTACCTCTATACAGACCAGCAACAGATAGACATACTCGTGCCAACTCCAATTCTTTATCAAGACGCACAAGTGGGCAGACGGCAGAACTTCAAAATGAGCTTAGAAGACATGTGTCATTACATGGCGTTGCCACGAATTGTGGAAGTGAGAAGGTCATGGAGGCTAGGGAGCGTTTAAATATGGGGGGAGAGAAAGGGCATGAAGAAGTAGTGGTCATTGATTGGTTACCCGACGATCCCGAT AATCCAGTCAACTACTCCTCTCAAAGAAAATACATCATTCTCACTGCCGCTAACATCGCTGGTTTCATCGCCGCTTCCAACCTTGCCTCCTGTGCTGTCCTCGGCACTTGGGGTGTGCCGTACTACGAAATATCAAGAGAAGTCTGGGTCCTGTCAATTACATTACCAATGATTGCACTTGCTGTTGCTCCTTTAATATTAGCACCTTTGAGTGAAAGT CTTGGTCGGAATATGGTATATCAAGTCACATCCGTCAT CACGGCGGTACTCTTTGTCCCTCAGATATGGAACAACAAGAATGTTGGCGGTTTCCTCGTATCACGGTTTTTC CAAGGTATTGGGATGTCCGTGTCCAATTCTATGGTAGGCGGTACTGTCGCCGACTTGTTCTCCCCGGCCGATCGAGGATTCCCCATGTCCCTCTTTAGTCTATCAATCTTTTGTGGGCAG GGTCTTGGTGTGTGCTTCATCGGATGGTCAGGACAGGGACTTTCTCTTCAATGGGCATATGGT GTCCAAGCTATTATTGCCACCGCTTCCATCgtcttcaacatcttcttcatgcgTGAGACACGAGCCGATGTTTTACTATCTTGGCGTGCGAAGGCGATGACGAAAGAGACGGGTGTCAAGCACATCGCTGCAGCTGACTTGGAGAAGACGGATATGCTTACTTTAATTAAAGTGTCTCTCATCAGACCTTTGC AGTATTTGGTGACAGAACCCATCGTCTCTGCCCTTTCTGCCTGGATCGGTTTTGCTTGGGCATGCATTTTCTTGAGTCAGAGCTCTATTCTCCTGGTCTTTGAGTCTTACGGTTTCAACGCTGCCCAAGCTGGCAGTTTTCAGGC GTCCATGGCCATTGGAGCCGTCCTTGGTTTGATCTCCCAAAACCACCAAGAATACCTCTATCGCCGCGCCTGTTCCAAGCACAACGGCAAAGCACCTCCCGAAGTCCGTCTCTATTGGGCAGCGTACGGCGGTCTTCTGTTTCCCTTCGCGCTGTACGTATATGCATGGACGGGACAGGCGGGCGTCGTGCACTGGGCAGTACCTGGCGTGGCGTTGGTGTTCATGAATTGGGGAGTGTTTGCGATGTACAGTGGTGTTTT CACATACTTGGCGGATGCGTATGAAATATATTCCTCATCAGCGCAGGCTGCTCAGAGTTTTTGCCGAAACATTGCCTCAGGTATTTTCCCGCTTTTTGCCCATCAATTG TATGTGAACCTCGGCTATCCTCAAGCTTCAACTCTTGTAGCGAGCATAGCAATGTTTCTGTCCGCTGCCCCCATATTACTAGTGTTTTACGGGAAAAAATTGAGAGCACGAAGTAAGGTTACTAGTCAGTTATTAAAAGACGAATGA